Proteins from one Pectinophora gossypiella chromosome 19, ilPecGoss1.1, whole genome shotgun sequence genomic window:
- the LOC126375629 gene encoding uncharacterized PE-PGRS family protein PE_PGRS54-like isoform X1 — protein sequence MRALYLLYFVVAFVTLLPNTSTLSIGLGGGIGLHGGSKGGARGHDGGKSDAGGVAGSKVGGGKKGGAGVKIDSGGLIGHGSQGGVGSDAVGKGGAEGDAGGKGGDGGKTGGKNGAGGDAGGKGDAEGDAGGKGSAGVKVGGGTKGGAGGDAGGKGGAGGDAGGKGSAGGKTEGGYKGSAGGDAGGKGGAGAKVGGGTKGGTGGDAGGDAGGKGGAGGDAGGKGGAGGKTGGGSKDGAGGDAGGKGGAGDDAGGKGGAGAKVGGGTKGGTGSDAGGKGGAGGDAGGKGGAGGKGGAGAKVGGGTKGGTGGDAGGKGGAGGDAGGKGGAGGKGGAGGKTGGGSKDGAGGYAGGKGGAGDDAGGKGGAGAKVGGGTKGGTGSDAGGKGGAGGNVGGKGGAGGKTGGGSKDGARGDAGGKGGAGDDAGGKGGAGAKVGGGTKGGTGSDAGSKGGAGGDAGGKGGDGGKTGDKNGAGGNAGGKGDAEGDAGGKGAGGAKVGGGTKGGTGGDAGGKGGAGGDAGGKGGAGGKTGGGSKDGAGGDAGGKGSAGAKVGGGTKGGTGSDAGGKGGAGGDAGGKGGDGGKTGDKNGARGNAGGKSDAGGDAGSKGAGGAKVGGGTKGGTGSDAGGKGGAGGKTGDKNGAGGNAGGKSDAGGDAGSKGAGGAKVGGGTKGGTGGDAGGKGGAGGDAGGKGGAGGKGGAGAKVGGGTKGGTGGDAGGKEGAGGDAGGKGGAAGKGGAGGKTEGGNKGSAGGDAGGKGGAGGKTGGGSKDGAGGDAGGKGGAGDDAGGKGGAGAKVGGGTKGGTGSDAGGKGGAGGDAGGKGGNGGKIGDKNGAGGNAGGKSDSGGDAGGKGGAGAKVGGGIKGGTGGDAGGKGGAGGDAGGKGGAGGKTGGGSKDGAGGDAGGKGGAGDDAGGKGGAGGDAGGKGGAGGDAGGKGDTGGDAGGKSSAGGDAGGKGGVKGKGGAGGKTEGGNKGNAGGDAGGKGVDGGKTGSKNGAGDDAGGKGDAGGDAGSKGTGGAKVGGGTKGGTGGDAGGKGGAGGDAGGKGSAGDKTGGGSKDGAGGDAGGKGGAGGKTEGGDKGDAGGDAGGKSGAGGDTGGKGGAGGDAGGKGGAGGKGGAGGKTQGGNKGIAGGDARGKGGDGGKTGGKDDAGGDAGGKGGAGGNAGGKGAAGAKVGGGTKGGAGGNAGGKGGAEGDAGGKGGAGGKTEGGSKDGAGGDAGGKGGAGDDAGGKGGAGSDAGGKGGAGGDAGGKGGAGGGGRVKGGAGGKIGGKGSAGGKVKGGSKGSLGGGLSVGLGTKK from the exons ATGAGAGCTTTGTACCTCCTCTACTTTGTGGTG gCTTTTGTCACCTTACTGCCGAATACATCAACTCTAAGCATCggtttag GTGGTGGTATCGGACTTCACGGTGGAAGCAAAGGCGGCGCTCGAGGCCATGATGGCGGCAAAAGCGATGCTGGAGGTGTAGCCGGAAGCAAAGTAGGAGGTGGAAAAAAAGGTGGTGCTGGAGTTAAAATTGACTCTGGAGGCCTAATAGGACATGGAAGCCAAGGCGGCGTAGGAAGCGATGCCGTAGGCAAAGGCGGTGCCGAAGGTGATGCCGGAGGCAAAGGTGGTGATGGAGGTAAAACAGGAGGCAAAAACGGTGCTGGAGGCGATGCCGGAGGCAAAGGCGACGCTGAAGGAGATGCAGGAGGCAAGGGCAGTGCAGGAGTCAAAGTAGGAGGCGGAACCAAGGGCGGTGCTGGTGGCGATGCTGGAGGCAAAGGAGGAGCTGGAGGTGATGCCGGAGGCAAGGGCAGTGCTGGAGGCAAAACAGAAGGTGGATACAAAGGCAGTGCTGGAGGTGATGCCGGAGGCAAAGGCGGTGCAGGAGCCAAAGTAGGAGGCGGAACTAAAGGCGGTACTGGTGGCGATGCTGGTGGCGATGCTGGAGGAAAAGGAGGAGCTGGAGGCGATGCCGGAGGTAAAGGTGGCGCAGGAGGCAAAACAGGAGGCGGAAGCAAAGACGGTGCTGGAGGTGATGCTGGCGGCAAAGGCGGTGCTGGAGATGATGCCGGAGGCAAGGGCGGTGCAGGAGCCAAAGTAGGAGGCGGAACCAAAGGCGGTACTGGTAGCGATGCTGGAGGCAAAGGAGGAGCTGGAGGCGATGCCGGAGGCAAAGGTGGCGCCGGAGGCAAAGGCGGTGCAGGAGCCAAAGTAGGAGGCGGAACCAAAGGCGGTACTGGTGGCGATGCTGGAGGCAAAGGAGGAGCTGGAGGCGATGCCGGAGGCAAAGGTGGCGCTGGAGGCAAAGGAGGTGCTGGAGGCAAAACAGGAGGCGGAAGCAAAGATGGTGCTGGAGGTTATGCCGGCGGCAAAGGTGGTGCTGGAGACGATGCCGGAGGCAAGGGCGGTGCAGGAGCCAAAGTAGGAGGTGGAACTAAAGGCGGTACTGGTAGCGATGCTGGAGGAAAAGGAGGAGCTGGAGGCAATGTCGGAGGCAAAGGTGGCGCTGGAGGCAAAACAGGAGGCGGAAGCAAAGACGGTGCTAGAGGTGATGCTGGCGGCAAAGGCGGTGCTGGAGACGATGCCGGAGGCAAGGGCGGTGCAGGAGCCAAAGTAGGAGGCGGAACCAAAGGCGGTACTGGTAGCGATGCTGGAAGCAAAGGAGGTGCTGGAGGTGATGCCGGAGGCAAAGGCGGTGATGGAGGTAAAACAGGAGACAAAAACGGTGCTGGAGGCAATGCCGGAGGCAAGGGCGATGCTGAAGGCGATGCCGGAGGCAAAGGCGCTGGAGGAGCCAAAGTAGGAGGCGGAACCAAAGGCGGTACTGGTGGCGATGCTGGAGGAAAAGGTGGAGCTGGAGGCGATGCCGGAGGCAAAGGTGGTGCTGGAGGCAAAACAGGAGGTGGAAGCAAAGACGGTGCTGGAGGTGATGCCGGAGGCAAGGGTAGTGCAGGAGCTAAAGTAGGAGGCGGAACCAAAGGCGGTACTGGTAGCGATGCTGGAGGCAAAGGAGGTGCTGGAGGTGATGCCGGAGGCAAAGGCGGTGATGGAGGCAAAACAGGAGACAAAAACGGTGCTCGAGGCAATGCCGGAGGCAAGAGCGATGCTGGAGGCGATGCCGGAAGCAAAGGCGCTGGAGGAGCCAAAGTAGGAGGCGGAACCAAAGGCGGTACTGGTAGCGATGCTGGAGGCAAAGGAGGTGCTGGAGGTAAAACAGGAGACAAAAACGGTGCTGGAGGCAATGCCGGAGGCAAGAGCGATGCTGGAGGCGATGCCGGAAGCAAAGGCGCTGGAGGAGCCAAAGTAGGAGGCGGAACCAAAGGCGGTACTGGTGGCGATGCTGGAGGCAAAGGAGGAGCTGGAGGCGATGCCGGAGGCAAAGGTGGCGCCGGAGGCAAAGGCGGTGCAGGAGCCAAAGTAGGAGGCGGAACCAAAGGCGGTACTGGTGGCGATGCTGGAGGCAAAGAAGGAGCTGGAGGCGATGCCGGAGGCAAAGGTGGCGCTGCAGGCAAAGGAGGTGCTGGAGGCAAAACAGAAGGTGGAAACAAAGGCAGTGCTGGAGGTGATGCCGGAGGCAAAGGTGGCGCTGGAGGCAAAACAGGAGGCGGAAGCAAAGACGGTGCTGGAGGTGACGCTGGCGGCAAAGGCGGTGCTGGAGACGATGCCGGAGGCAAGGGCGGTGCAGGAGCCAAAGTAGGAGGCGGAACCAAAGGCGGTACTGGTAGCGATGCTGGAGGCAAAGGAGGTGCTGGAGGTGATGCCGGAGGCAAAGGCGGTAATGGAGGTAAAATAGGAGACAAAAACGGTGCTGGAGGCAATGCCGGAGGCAAGAGCGATTCTGGAGGCGATGCCGGAGGCAAGGGCGGTGCAGGAGCCAAAGTAGGAGGCGGAATCAAAGGCGGTACTGGTGGCGATGCTGGAGGAAAAGGTGGAGCTGGAGGCGATGCCGGAGGCAAAGGTGGTGCTGGAGGCAAAACAGGAGGTGGAAGCAAAGACGGTGCTGGAGGTGATGCCGGCGGCAAAGGCGGTGCTGGAGACGATGCCGGAGGCAAAGGCGGTGCTGGAGGCGATGCCGGAGGCAAAGGCGGTGCTGGAGGTGATGCCGGAGGCAAAGGCGACACTGGAGGAGATGCAGGAGGTAAGAGCAGTGCTGGAGGCGATGCCGGAGGCAAAGGTGGCGTTAAAGGCAAAGGAGGTGCTGGAGGCAAAACAGAAGGTGGAAACAAAGGCAATGCTGGAGGTGATGCCGGAGGCAAAGGCGTTGATGGAGGTAAAACAGGAAGCAAAAATGGTGCTGGAGACGATGCCGGAGGCAAGGGCGATGCTGGAGGCGATGCCGGAAGCAAAGGCACTGGAGGAGCCAAAGTAGGAGGCGGAACCAAAGGCGGCACTGGTGGCGATGCTGGAGGAAAAGGAGGAGCTGGAGGCGATGCCGGAGGCAAAGGTAGCGCTGGAGACAAAACAGGAGGCGGAAGCAAAGACGGTGCTGGAGGTGATGCCGGCGGCAAAGGCGGTGCTGGAGGCAAAACAGAAGGTGGAGACAAAGGCGACGCTGGAGGAGATGCAGGAGGCAAGAGCGGTGCTGGAGGCGATACCGGAGGCAAGGGTGGTGCTGGAGGCGATGCCGGAGGCAAAGGTGGCGCTGGAGGCAAAGGAGGTGCTGGAGGAAAAACACAAGGTGGAAACAAAGGCATTGCTGGAGGTGATGCCAGAGGCAAAGGCGGCGATGGAGGTAAAACAGGAGGCAAAGACGATGCTGGAGGCGATGCCGGAGGAAAGGGTGGCGCTGGAGGCAATGCCGGAGGCAAAGGCGCTGCAGGAGCCAAAGTAGGAGGCGGAACCAAAGGCGGTGCTGGTGGCAATGCTGGAGGCAAAGGCGGTGCCGAAGGTGATGCCGGAGGCAAAGGTGGCGCTGGAGGCAAAACAGAAGGCGGAAGCAAAGACGGTGCTGGAGGTGATGCTGGCGGCAAAGGCGGTGCTGGAGACGATGCCGGAGGCAAGGGCGGTGCTGGAAGTGACGCCGGAGGCAAAGGCGGTGCTGGAGGCGATGCCGGAGGCAAGGGCGGTGCTGGGGGCGGTGGCAGAGTCAAAGGCGGTGCAGGAGGCAAAATCGGAGGCAAAGGTAGCGCTGGAGGAAAAGTGAAAGGTGGAAGCAAAGGCAGCCTTGGGGGTGGCTTGAGTGTTGGTCTTGGCACAAAGaa GTGA
- the LOC126375629 gene encoding uncharacterized PE-PGRS family protein PE_PGRS54-like isoform X3: MRALYLLYFVVAFVTLLPNTSTLSIGLGGGIGLHGGSKGGARGHDGGKSDAGGVAGSKVGGGKKGGAGVKIDSGGLIGHGSQGGVGSDAVGKGGAEGDAGGKGGDGGKTGGKNGAGGDAGGKGDAEGDAGGKGSAGVKVGGGTKGGAGGDAGGKGGAGGDAGGKGSAGGKTEGGYKGSAGGDAGGKGGAGAKVGGGTKGGTGGDAGGDAGGKGGAGGDAGGKGGAGGKTGGGSKDGAGGDAGGKGGAGDDAGGKGGAGAKVGGGTKGGTGSDAGGKGGAGGDAGGKGGAGGKGGAGAKVGGGTKGGTGGDAGGKGGAGGKTGGGSKDGAGGYAGGKGGAGDDAGGKGGAGAKVGGGTKGGTGSDAGGKGGAGGNVGGKGGAGGKTGGGSKDGARGDAGGKGGAGDDAGGKGGAGAKVGGGTKGGTGSDAGSKGGAGGDAGGKGGDGGKTGDKNGAGGNAGGKGDAEGDAGGKGAGGAKVGGGTKGGTGGDAGGKGGAGGDAGGKGGAGGKTGGGSKDGAGGDAGGKGSAGAKVGGGTKGGTGSDAGGKGGAGGDAGGKGGDGGKTGDKNGARGNAGGKSDAGGDAGSKGAGGAKVGGGTKGGTGSDAGGKGGAGGKTGDKNGAGGNAGGKSDAGGDAGSKGAGGAKVGGGTKGGTGGDAGGKGGAGGDAGGKGGAGGKGGAGAKVGGGTKGGTGGDAGGKEGAGGDAGGKGGAAGKGGAGGKTEGGNKGSAGGDAGGKGGAGGKTGGGSKDGAGGDAGGKGGAGDDAGGKGGAGAKVGGGTKGGTGSDAGGKGGAGGDAGGKGGNGGKIGDKNGAGGNAGGKSDSGGDAGGKGGAGAKVGGGIKGGTGGDAGGKGGAGGDAGGKGGAGGKTGGGSKDGAGGDAGGKGGAGDDAGGKGGAGGDAGGKGGAGGDAGGKGDTGGDAGGKSSAGGDAGGKGGVKGKGGAGGKTEGGNKGNAGGDAGGKGVDGGKTGSKNGAGDDAGGKGDAGGDAGSKGTGGAKVGGGTKGGTGGDAGGKGGAGGDAGGKGSAGDKTGGGSKDGAGGDAGGKGGAGGKTEGGDKGDAGGDAGGKSGAGGDTGGKGGAGGDAGGKGGAGGKGGAGGKTQGGNKGIAGGDARGKGGDGGKTGGKDDAGGDAGGKGGAGGNAGGKGAAGAKVGGGTKGGAGGNAGGKGGAEGDAGGKGGAGGKTEGGSKDGAGGDAGGKGGAGDDAGGKGGAGSDAGGKGGAGGDAGGKGGAGGGGRVKGGAGGKIGGKGSAGGKVKGGSKGSLGGGLSVGLGTKK; the protein is encoded by the exons ATGAGAGCTTTGTACCTCCTCTACTTTGTGGTG gCTTTTGTCACCTTACTGCCGAATACATCAACTCTAAGCATCggtttag GTGGTGGTATCGGACTTCACGGTGGAAGCAAAGGCGGCGCTCGAGGCCATGATGGCGGCAAAAGCGATGCTGGAGGTGTAGCCGGAAGCAAAGTAGGAGGTGGAAAAAAAGGTGGTGCTGGAGTTAAAATTGACTCTGGAGGCCTAATAGGACATGGAAGCCAAGGCGGCGTAGGAAGCGATGCCGTAGGCAAAGGCGGTGCCGAAGGTGATGCCGGAGGCAAAGGTGGTGATGGAGGTAAAACAGGAGGCAAAAACGGTGCTGGAGGCGATGCCGGAGGCAAAGGCGACGCTGAAGGAGATGCAGGAGGCAAGGGCAGTGCAGGAGTCAAAGTAGGAGGCGGAACCAAGGGCGGTGCTGGTGGCGATGCTGGAGGCAAAGGAGGAGCTGGAGGTGATGCCGGAGGCAAGGGCAGTGCTGGAGGCAAAACAGAAGGTGGATACAAAGGCAGTGCTGGAGGTGATGCCGGAGGCAAAGGCGGTGCAGGAGCCAAAGTAGGAGGCGGAACTAAAGGCGGTACTGGTGGCGATGCTGGTGGCGATGCTGGAGGAAAAGGAGGAGCTGGAGGCGATGCCGGAGGTAAAGGTGGCGCAGGAGGCAAAACAGGAGGCGGAAGCAAAGACGGTGCTGGAGGTGATGCTGGCGGCAAAGGCGGTGCTGGAGATGATGCCGGAGGCAAGGGCGGTGCAGGAGCCAAAGTAGGAGGCGGAACCAAAGGCGGTACTGGTAGCGATGCTGGAGGCAAAGGAGGAGCTGGAGGCGATGCCGGAGGCAAAGGTGGCGCCGGAGGCAAAGGCGGTGCAGGAGCCAAAGTAGGAGGCGGAACCAAAGGCGGTACTGGTGGCGATGCTGGAG GCAAAGGAGGTGCTGGAGGCAAAACAGGAGGCGGAAGCAAAGATGGTGCTGGAGGTTATGCCGGCGGCAAAGGTGGTGCTGGAGACGATGCCGGAGGCAAGGGCGGTGCAGGAGCCAAAGTAGGAGGTGGAACTAAAGGCGGTACTGGTAGCGATGCTGGAGGAAAAGGAGGAGCTGGAGGCAATGTCGGAGGCAAAGGTGGCGCTGGAGGCAAAACAGGAGGCGGAAGCAAAGACGGTGCTAGAGGTGATGCTGGCGGCAAAGGCGGTGCTGGAGACGATGCCGGAGGCAAGGGCGGTGCAGGAGCCAAAGTAGGAGGCGGAACCAAAGGCGGTACTGGTAGCGATGCTGGAAGCAAAGGAGGTGCTGGAGGTGATGCCGGAGGCAAAGGCGGTGATGGAGGTAAAACAGGAGACAAAAACGGTGCTGGAGGCAATGCCGGAGGCAAGGGCGATGCTGAAGGCGATGCCGGAGGCAAAGGCGCTGGAGGAGCCAAAGTAGGAGGCGGAACCAAAGGCGGTACTGGTGGCGATGCTGGAGGAAAAGGTGGAGCTGGAGGCGATGCCGGAGGCAAAGGTGGTGCTGGAGGCAAAACAGGAGGTGGAAGCAAAGACGGTGCTGGAGGTGATGCCGGAGGCAAGGGTAGTGCAGGAGCTAAAGTAGGAGGCGGAACCAAAGGCGGTACTGGTAGCGATGCTGGAGGCAAAGGAGGTGCTGGAGGTGATGCCGGAGGCAAAGGCGGTGATGGAGGCAAAACAGGAGACAAAAACGGTGCTCGAGGCAATGCCGGAGGCAAGAGCGATGCTGGAGGCGATGCCGGAAGCAAAGGCGCTGGAGGAGCCAAAGTAGGAGGCGGAACCAAAGGCGGTACTGGTAGCGATGCTGGAGGCAAAGGAGGTGCTGGAGGTAAAACAGGAGACAAAAACGGTGCTGGAGGCAATGCCGGAGGCAAGAGCGATGCTGGAGGCGATGCCGGAAGCAAAGGCGCTGGAGGAGCCAAAGTAGGAGGCGGAACCAAAGGCGGTACTGGTGGCGATGCTGGAGGCAAAGGAGGAGCTGGAGGCGATGCCGGAGGCAAAGGTGGCGCCGGAGGCAAAGGCGGTGCAGGAGCCAAAGTAGGAGGCGGAACCAAAGGCGGTACTGGTGGCGATGCTGGAGGCAAAGAAGGAGCTGGAGGCGATGCCGGAGGCAAAGGTGGCGCTGCAGGCAAAGGAGGTGCTGGAGGCAAAACAGAAGGTGGAAACAAAGGCAGTGCTGGAGGTGATGCCGGAGGCAAAGGTGGCGCTGGAGGCAAAACAGGAGGCGGAAGCAAAGACGGTGCTGGAGGTGACGCTGGCGGCAAAGGCGGTGCTGGAGACGATGCCGGAGGCAAGGGCGGTGCAGGAGCCAAAGTAGGAGGCGGAACCAAAGGCGGTACTGGTAGCGATGCTGGAGGCAAAGGAGGTGCTGGAGGTGATGCCGGAGGCAAAGGCGGTAATGGAGGTAAAATAGGAGACAAAAACGGTGCTGGAGGCAATGCCGGAGGCAAGAGCGATTCTGGAGGCGATGCCGGAGGCAAGGGCGGTGCAGGAGCCAAAGTAGGAGGCGGAATCAAAGGCGGTACTGGTGGCGATGCTGGAGGAAAAGGTGGAGCTGGAGGCGATGCCGGAGGCAAAGGTGGTGCTGGAGGCAAAACAGGAGGTGGAAGCAAAGACGGTGCTGGAGGTGATGCCGGCGGCAAAGGCGGTGCTGGAGACGATGCCGGAGGCAAAGGCGGTGCTGGAGGCGATGCCGGAGGCAAAGGCGGTGCTGGAGGTGATGCCGGAGGCAAAGGCGACACTGGAGGAGATGCAGGAGGTAAGAGCAGTGCTGGAGGCGATGCCGGAGGCAAAGGTGGCGTTAAAGGCAAAGGAGGTGCTGGAGGCAAAACAGAAGGTGGAAACAAAGGCAATGCTGGAGGTGATGCCGGAGGCAAAGGCGTTGATGGAGGTAAAACAGGAAGCAAAAATGGTGCTGGAGACGATGCCGGAGGCAAGGGCGATGCTGGAGGCGATGCCGGAAGCAAAGGCACTGGAGGAGCCAAAGTAGGAGGCGGAACCAAAGGCGGCACTGGTGGCGATGCTGGAGGAAAAGGAGGAGCTGGAGGCGATGCCGGAGGCAAAGGTAGCGCTGGAGACAAAACAGGAGGCGGAAGCAAAGACGGTGCTGGAGGTGATGCCGGCGGCAAAGGCGGTGCTGGAGGCAAAACAGAAGGTGGAGACAAAGGCGACGCTGGAGGAGATGCAGGAGGCAAGAGCGGTGCTGGAGGCGATACCGGAGGCAAGGGTGGTGCTGGAGGCGATGCCGGAGGCAAAGGTGGCGCTGGAGGCAAAGGAGGTGCTGGAGGAAAAACACAAGGTGGAAACAAAGGCATTGCTGGAGGTGATGCCAGAGGCAAAGGCGGCGATGGAGGTAAAACAGGAGGCAAAGACGATGCTGGAGGCGATGCCGGAGGAAAGGGTGGCGCTGGAGGCAATGCCGGAGGCAAAGGCGCTGCAGGAGCCAAAGTAGGAGGCGGAACCAAAGGCGGTGCTGGTGGCAATGCTGGAGGCAAAGGCGGTGCCGAAGGTGATGCCGGAGGCAAAGGTGGCGCTGGAGGCAAAACAGAAGGCGGAAGCAAAGACGGTGCTGGAGGTGATGCTGGCGGCAAAGGCGGTGCTGGAGACGATGCCGGAGGCAAGGGCGGTGCTGGAAGTGACGCCGGAGGCAAAGGCGGTGCTGGAGGCGATGCCGGAGGCAAGGGCGGTGCTGGGGGCGGTGGCAGAGTCAAAGGCGGTGCAGGAGGCAAAATCGGAGGCAAAGGTAGCGCTGGAGGAAAAGTGAAAGGTGGAAGCAAAGGCAGCCTTGGGGGTGGCTTGAGTGTTGGTCTTGGCACAAAGaa GTGA
- the LOC126375629 gene encoding uncharacterized PE-PGRS family protein PE_PGRS54-like isoform X19 codes for MRALYLLYFVVAFVTLLPNTSTLSIGLGGGIGLHGGSKGGARGHDGGKSDAGGVAGSKVGGGKKGGAGVKIDSGGLIGHGSQGGVGSDAVGKGGAEGDAGGKGGDGGKTGGKNGAGGDAGGKGDAEGDAGGKGSAGVKVGGGTKGGAGGDAGGKGGAGGDAGGKGSAGGKTEGGYKGSAGGDAGGKGGAGAKVGGGTKGGTGGDAGGDAGGKGGAGGDAGGKGGAGGKTGGGSKDGAGGDAGGKGGAGDDAGGKGGAGAKVGGGTKGGTGSDAGGKGGAGGDAGGKGGAGGKGGAGAKVGGGTKGGTGGDAGGKGGAGGDAGGKGGAGGKGGAGGKTGGGSKDGAGGYAGGKGGAGDDAGGKGGAGAKVGGGTKGGTGSDAGGKGGAGGNVGGKGGAGGKTGGGSKDGARGDAGGKGGAGDDAGGKGGAGAKVGGGTKGGTGSDAGSKGGAGGDAGGKGGDGGKTGDKNGAGGNAGGKGDAEGDAGGKGAGGAKVGGGTKGGTGGDAGGKGGAGGDAGGKGGAGGKTGGGSKDGAGGDAGGKGGAGDDAGGKGGAGAKVGGGTKGGTGSDAGGKGGAGGDAGGKGGNGGKIGDKNGAGGNAGGKSDSGGDAGGKGGAGAKVGGGIKGGTGGDAGGKGGAGGDAGGKGGAGGKTGGGSKDGAGGDAGGKGGAGDDAGGKGGAGGDAGGKGGAGGDAGGKGDTGGDAGGKSSAGGDAGGKGGVKGKGGAGGKTEGGNKGNAGGDAGGKGVDGGKTGSKNGAGDDAGGKGDAGGDAGSKGTGGAKVGGGTKGGTGGDAGGKGGAGGDAGGKGSAGDKTGGGSKDGAGGDAGGKGGAGGKTEGGDKGDAGGDAGGKSGAGGDTGGKGGAGGDAGGKGGAGGKGGAGGKTQGGNKGIAGGDARGKGGDGGKTGGKDDAGGDAGGKGGAGGNAGGKGAAGAKVGGGTKGGAGGNAGGKGGAEGDAGGKGGAGGKTEGGSKDGAGGDAGGKGGAGDDAGGKGGAGSDAGGKGGAGGDAGGKGGAGGGGRVKGGAGGKIGGKGSAGGKVKGGSKGSLGGGLSVGLGTKK; via the exons ATGAGAGCTTTGTACCTCCTCTACTTTGTGGTG gCTTTTGTCACCTTACTGCCGAATACATCAACTCTAAGCATCggtttag GTGGTGGTATCGGACTTCACGGTGGAAGCAAAGGCGGCGCTCGAGGCCATGATGGCGGCAAAAGCGATGCTGGAGGTGTAGCCGGAAGCAAAGTAGGAGGTGGAAAAAAAGGTGGTGCTGGAGTTAAAATTGACTCTGGAGGCCTAATAGGACATGGAAGCCAAGGCGGCGTAGGAAGCGATGCCGTAGGCAAAGGCGGTGCCGAAGGTGATGCCGGAGGCAAAGGTGGTGATGGAGGTAAAACAGGAGGCAAAAACGGTGCTGGAGGCGATGCCGGAGGCAAAGGCGACGCTGAAGGAGATGCAGGAGGCAAGGGCAGTGCAGGAGTCAAAGTAGGAGGCGGAACCAAGGGCGGTGCTGGTGGCGATGCTGGAGGCAAAGGAGGAGCTGGAGGTGATGCCGGAGGCAAGGGCAGTGCTGGAGGCAAAACAGAAGGTGGATACAAAGGCAGTGCTGGAGGTGATGCCGGAGGCAAAGGCGGTGCAGGAGCCAAAGTAGGAGGCGGAACTAAAGGCGGTACTGGTGGCGATGCTGGTGGCGATGCTGGAGGAAAAGGAGGAGCTGGAGGCGATGCCGGAGGTAAAGGTGGCGCAGGAGGCAAAACAGGAGGCGGAAGCAAAGACGGTGCTGGAGGTGATGCTGGCGGCAAAGGCGGTGCTGGAGATGATGCCGGAGGCAAGGGCGGTGCAGGAGCCAAAGTAGGAGGCGGAACCAAAGGCGGTACTGGTAGCGATGCTGGAGGCAAAGGAGGAGCTGGAGGCGATGCCGGAGGCAAAGGTGGCGCCGGAGGCAAAGGCGGTGCAGGAGCCAAAGTAGGAGGCGGAACCAAAGGCGGTACTGGTGGCGATGCTGGAGGCAAAGGAGGAGCTGGAGGCGATGCCGGAGGCAAAGGTGGCGCTGGAGGCAAAGGAGGTGCTGGAGGCAAAACAGGAGGCGGAAGCAAAGATGGTGCTGGAGGTTATGCCGGCGGCAAAGGTGGTGCTGGAGACGATGCCGGAGGCAAGGGCGGTGCAGGAGCCAAAGTAGGAGGTGGAACTAAAGGCGGTACTGGTAGCGATGCTGGAGGAAAAGGAGGAGCTGGAGGCAATGTCGGAGGCAAAGGTGGCGCTGGAGGCAAAACAGGAGGCGGAAGCAAAGACGGTGCTAGAGGTGATGCTGGCGGCAAAGGCGGTGCTGGAGACGATGCCGGAGGCAAGGGCGGTGCAGGAGCCAAAGTAGGAGGCGGAACCAAAGGCGGTACTGGTAGCGATGCTGGAAGCAAAGGAGGTGCTGGAGGTGATGCCGGAGGCAAAGGCGGTGATGGAGGTAAAACAGGAGACAAAAACGGTGCTGGAGGCAATGCCGGAGGCAAGGGCGATGCTGAAGGCGATGCCGGAGGCAAAGGCGCTGGAGGAGCCAAAGTAGGAGGCGGAACCAAAGGCGGTACTGGTGGCGATGCTGGAGGAAAAGGTGGAGCTGGAGGCGATGCCGGAGGCAAAG GTGGCGCTGGAGGCAAAACAGGAGGCGGAAGCAAAGACGGTGCTGGAGGTGACGCTGGCGGCAAAGGCGGTGCTGGAGACGATGCCGGAGGCAAGGGCGGTGCAGGAGCCAAAGTAGGAGGCGGAACCAAAGGCGGTACTGGTAGCGATGCTGGAGGCAAAGGAGGTGCTGGAGGTGATGCCGGAGGCAAAGGCGGTAATGGAGGTAAAATAGGAGACAAAAACGGTGCTGGAGGCAATGCCGGAGGCAAGAGCGATTCTGGAGGCGATGCCGGAGGCAAGGGCGGTGCAGGAGCCAAAGTAGGAGGCGGAATCAAAGGCGGTACTGGTGGCGATGCTGGAGGAAAAGGTGGAGCTGGAGGCGATGCCGGAGGCAAAGGTGGTGCTGGAGGCAAAACAGGAGGTGGAAGCAAAGACGGTGCTGGAGGTGATGCCGGCGGCAAAGGCGGTGCTGGAGACGATGCCGGAGGCAAAGGCGGTGCTGGAGGCGATGCCGGAGGCAAAGGCGGTGCTGGAGGTGATGCCGGAGGCAAAGGCGACACTGGAGGAGATGCAGGAGGTAAGAGCAGTGCTGGAGGCGATGCCGGAGGCAAAGGTGGCGTTAAAGGCAAAGGAGGTGCTGGAGGCAAAACAGAAGGTGGAAACAAAGGCAATGCTGGAGGTGATGCCGGAGGCAAAGGCGTTGATGGAGGTAAAACAGGAAGCAAAAATGGTGCTGGAGACGATGCCGGAGGCAAGGGCGATGCTGGAGGCGATGCCGGAAGCAAAGGCACTGGAGGAGCCAAAGTAGGAGGCGGAACCAAAGGCGGCACTGGTGGCGATGCTGGAGGAAAAGGAGGAGCTGGAGGCGATGCCGGAGGCAAAGGTAGCGCTGGAGACAAAACAGGAGGCGGAAGCAAAGACGGTGCTGGAGGTGATGCCGGCGGCAAAGGCGGTGCTGGAGGCAAAACAGAAGGTGGAGACAAAGGCGACGCTGGAGGAGATGCAGGAGGCAAGAGCGGTGCTGGAGGCGATACCGGAGGCAAGGGTGGTGCTGGAGGCGATGCCGGAGGCAAAGGTGGCGCTGGAGGCAAAGGAGGTGCTGGAGGAAAAACACAAGGTGGAAACAAAGGCATTGCTGGAGGTGATGCCAGAGGCAAAGGCGGCGATGGAGGTAAAACAGGAGGCAAAGACGATGCTGGAGGCGATGCCGGAGGAAAGGGTGGCGCTGGAGGCAATGCCGGAGGCAAAGGCGCTGCAGGAGCCAAAGTAGGAGGCGGAACCAAAGGCGGTGCTGGTGGCAATGCTGGAGGCAAAGGCGGTGCCGAAGGTGATGCCGGAGGCAAAGGTGGCGCTGGAGGCAAAACAGAAGGCGGAAGCAAAGACGGTGCTGGAGGTGATGCTGGCGGCAAAGGCGGTGCTGGAGACGATGCCGGAGGCAAGGGCGGTGCTGGAAGTGACGCCGGAGGCAAAGGCGGTGCTGGAGGCGATGCCGGAGGCAAGGGCGGTGCTGGGGGCGGTGGCAGAGTCAAAGGCGGTGCAGGAGGCAAAATCGGAGGCAAAGGTAGCGCTGGAGGAAAAGTGAAAGGTGGAAGCAAAGGCAGCCTTGGGGGTGGCTTGAGTGTTGGTCTTGGCACAAAGaa GTGA